One Phycisphaera mikurensis NBRC 102666 DNA window includes the following coding sequences:
- the rpsC gene encoding 30S ribosomal protein S3, with protein MGQKVHPFGFRVGITQAHRSRWYAPKALYGELLVEDFRIRRYLDHELNRKPPYAAVADIHIERTREELKIIIRTARPGLVIGPKGAEIDRLTNELQHLTGRNVSMNCVEVPTPDADAQLIGESIAEQLAKRASFRRVMKMKAEAAMNCGVCKGVKIMLSGRLGGHEMSRSEVVSLGSIPLATLQANVDYGFAISKTTYGTIGVKVWIYKGLYTQDSEQEYESSAAGATARARGRR; from the coding sequence ATGGGTCAGAAAGTCCACCCCTTTGGATTCCGCGTCGGGATCACGCAGGCACACCGCAGCCGCTGGTACGCCCCCAAGGCGCTCTACGGCGAGCTTCTCGTCGAGGACTTCCGCATCCGGCGGTACCTCGACCACGAGCTCAACCGCAAGCCCCCGTACGCGGCCGTCGCCGACATCCACATCGAGCGGACGCGTGAAGAGCTCAAGATCATCATCCGGACCGCGCGTCCGGGGCTGGTCATCGGGCCCAAGGGCGCGGAGATCGACCGGCTGACCAACGAGCTGCAGCACCTCACCGGGCGGAACGTCTCGATGAACTGCGTCGAGGTTCCCACGCCCGACGCCGACGCCCAGCTCATCGGCGAGTCCATCGCCGAGCAGCTCGCCAAGCGGGCCAGCTTCCGCCGCGTCATGAAGATGAAGGCCGAAGCCGCGATGAACTGCGGCGTCTGCAAGGGCGTCAAGATCATGCTCTCCGGCCGCCTCGGCGGCCACGAGATGAGCCGCTCGGAGGTGGTCTCGCTCGGCAGCATCCCGCTGGCGACCCTCCAGGCGAACGTCGACTACGGCTTCGCCATCTCCAAGACCACCTACGGCACCATCGGCGTGAAGGTCTGGATCTACAAGGGTCTGTACACGCAGGACAGCGAGCAGGAGTACGAGTCCTCCGCCGCCGGCGCGACCGCGCGGGCCCGCGGACGCCGCTGA